One genomic region from Spirosoma sp. KCTC 42546 encodes:
- a CDS encoding glycoside hydrolase family 25 protein, which yields MKFRVLVKLIFRRYGLWIAAFLLVLAAVWVFRSRQPDEMNWRFVQAFGIRLPMRYTIHGIDVSRHNDRINWERVQQMEAEGVRLQFVFIKATEGATLADKHFDKNWREAKKIAMHRGAYHFYHPTRDPLKQANNFIRHVTLTPGDFAPVVDFEVINGQSDETIVNGLRLWLETIEEHYHIRPIIYTNGNLYRRYIKGNLDEYPLWIADYSTRHLGNYNADKLYLWQHNQNGWVKGIRGQVDFNVFVMEDARMQEICL from the coding sequence ATGAAATTTCGCGTACTGGTTAAGCTTATCTTTCGGCGATACGGCCTATGGATTGCAGCATTCTTACTCGTATTGGCAGCCGTCTGGGTCTTTCGGTCACGACAGCCGGATGAGATGAACTGGCGATTTGTGCAGGCATTTGGCATTCGGTTACCAATGCGTTATACTATTCATGGCATTGATGTCTCGCGTCATAATGATCGCATCAATTGGGAGCGTGTCCAACAAATGGAAGCCGAGGGCGTTCGATTGCAATTTGTCTTTATTAAAGCAACGGAAGGAGCTACCCTGGCCGATAAGCATTTCGACAAAAACTGGCGGGAAGCGAAAAAAATAGCGATGCATCGGGGAGCTTACCATTTTTACCATCCTACTCGCGACCCTCTCAAACAAGCCAACAATTTTATTCGTCATGTTACCCTAACCCCCGGCGACTTTGCGCCTGTGGTTGACTTTGAAGTAATAAACGGTCAGTCGGATGAAACAATCGTGAACGGATTACGGCTGTGGCTCGAAACCATTGAAGAGCACTACCATATTCGCCCAATTATTTATACAAACGGCAATCTTTATCGACGGTATATCAAAGGTAATCTTGACGAGTACCCACTATGGATAGCCGATTATTCAACCAGGCATCTGGGAAATTATAATGCCGACAAACTATATCTCTGGCAGCATAACCAAAATGGATGGGTCAAAGGGATACGGGGACAGGTTGATTTCAACGTGTTCGTCATGGAAGATGCCCGGATGCAGGAAATCTGTTTATAG
- a CDS encoding putative quinol monooxygenase, which yields MPLLVFATITAKPGAEANLKNALRELVTQVRTEAACQLYELYESTEHPERFIMHELWDNEAGLAAHSQMPHMAAFGKKAKDWLAKPAELTKVTI from the coding sequence ATGCCTCTTTTAGTTTTTGCTACCATTACGGCCAAACCCGGAGCGGAAGCCAACTTGAAAAATGCCTTACGTGAACTGGTTACTCAGGTTCGGACTGAGGCAGCCTGCCAGCTTTATGAATTGTACGAAAGCACAGAACACCCCGAACGGTTTATCATGCATGAACTGTGGGACAACGAAGCCGGTCTTGCCGCACATAGCCAGATGCCACACATGGCCGCATTCGGGAAGAAAGCAAAAGACTGGCTCGCCAAACCAGCTGAACTAACAAAAGTCACTATATAA
- a CDS encoding shikimate dehydrogenase, translating into MNRYGLIGFPLTHSFSQRYFSEKFAREGIADSQYDLFELPDISALPELLELPDLRGLNVTIPHKQAVLPFLDRVDTSAEKIGAVNVIKLDADGSRTGYNSDYYGFRQSLTDWLLTLERSPSDLQALVLGTGGASKAVTVALADMGIRFKFVSRTKREDTLTYNELPDVLADYSLIINGSPIGTYPRIDEAPRIPYQQLTHRHLLYDLVYNPAETQFMKLGREREAAVHNGLRMLELQAEKAWEIWQS; encoded by the coding sequence ATGAATCGTTACGGTCTTATCGGTTTTCCACTCACCCATTCGTTCTCGCAACGGTATTTTAGTGAAAAATTTGCGCGCGAGGGTATTGCAGATAGTCAGTATGATTTATTTGAACTACCCGACATTTCGGCTTTACCAGAACTTCTGGAGTTGCCCGATCTGCGTGGGTTGAATGTAACTATTCCGCATAAACAGGCGGTCCTTCCCTTTCTGGATCGTGTGGATACATCCGCTGAAAAAATTGGTGCGGTGAATGTAATTAAGCTAGATGCCGATGGCTCCCGAACCGGCTATAATTCCGATTACTATGGCTTTCGGCAGTCACTCACCGATTGGCTGCTTACGCTTGAGCGTAGTCCATCTGACTTACAAGCGTTGGTACTTGGCACGGGTGGCGCATCAAAAGCAGTTACAGTTGCGTTAGCCGATATGGGCATCCGATTCAAATTTGTGTCGCGAACAAAACGAGAAGATACGTTGACCTACAATGAACTACCGGACGTTTTAGCCGATTATTCGTTAATTATCAATGGCTCCCCGATTGGAACTTATCCACGTATCGACGAAGCGCCACGTATCCCCTATCAGCAACTTACCCATCGCCATTTGCTGTATGACCTGGTGTATAATCCGGCCGAAACTCAATTTATGAAACTTGGTCGCGAACGGGAAGCAGCCGTTCATAACGGGTTACGAATGCTTGAACTACAGGCAGAGAAAGCCTGGGAGATTTGGCAATCATAA
- a CDS encoding DedA family protein: MDFIKSLIDFLLHLDRYLDLWANEYGVLLYAILFLIVFTETGLIVMPLLPGDSLLFAAGALAARPTNELSVWVIIPLLIGAALLGDNVNYFVGRFLGTQIKSRERILFFKREYIAETEKFYAKYGGRTVIIARFIPIVRTIAPFVAGAGSMTYGTYIKFCIMGAILWVTSISLLGYFFGNFPIVQKNFELVVFGIVGLSVVPIILEFFKKRSA; encoded by the coding sequence ATGGATTTCATCAAATCGCTGATTGATTTTTTACTTCACCTTGATCGTTACCTCGATCTGTGGGCGAATGAATATGGGGTACTGCTGTATGCCATCCTATTCTTAATTGTTTTCACGGAAACGGGGCTTATAGTCATGCCATTGCTACCCGGCGATTCGTTGCTGTTTGCTGCTGGTGCTTTAGCTGCCCGGCCAACCAACGAATTGAGTGTCTGGGTAATTATTCCGCTACTGATCGGGGCTGCACTCTTAGGTGACAACGTCAACTATTTTGTCGGGCGATTTTTAGGAACACAGATCAAATCCAGGGAGCGGATTTTGTTTTTCAAGCGGGAATACATTGCCGAAACCGAAAAATTTTATGCTAAATACGGCGGACGGACGGTTATCATTGCCCGCTTTATCCCTATTGTTCGCACCATTGCACCCTTCGTAGCCGGAGCCGGTAGTATGACCTATGGGACGTATATCAAGTTCTGTATTATGGGAGCGATACTTTGGGTAACGAGCATTTCGCTGTTAGGCTACTTTTTTGGAAATTTCCCGATCGTCCAGAAAAACTTTGAGTTAGTCGTATTTGGTATTGTTGGCCTATCAGTAGTACCTATTATCCTTGAGTTTTTCAAGAAACGCTCTGCTTAG
- a CDS encoding phosphosulfolactate synthase has product MNYTLTQLPDRTTKPRQSGITMVMDKGLSLREVEDFLSTSAQYTDIVKLGWATSFVTPKLKEKLAIYKESGIPVYFGGTLFEAFVVRNQFDEYRKLLDKYGMEYAEVSDGSIEMNQDDKCEYIRTLATQVTVLSEVGSKDEAKIIPPYKWIQLMKAELQAGSWKVIGEAREGGTVGLFRSSGEVRQGLVEEILTQVPFESILWEAPQKEQQVWFVKLLGANVNLGNIAPHEVIPLETIRLGLRGDTFTHFLTK; this is encoded by the coding sequence ATGAATTATACGCTTACGCAGCTGCCCGACCGCACCACGAAACCGCGCCAGAGTGGAATAACGATGGTAATGGATAAAGGGCTAAGCCTGCGGGAAGTAGAGGATTTCCTGTCTACCTCTGCCCAATACACAGACATTGTTAAATTAGGCTGGGCCACGTCCTTCGTTACGCCAAAGCTGAAAGAAAAATTAGCTATCTATAAGGAATCAGGTATTCCCGTTTATTTCGGTGGGACACTATTTGAGGCCTTTGTGGTACGCAATCAGTTCGATGAGTACCGCAAGTTGCTGGATAAATACGGTATGGAATATGCAGAAGTGTCGGATGGTTCGATTGAGATGAATCAGGATGACAAATGCGAATACATCCGTACCCTGGCCACTCAGGTGACTGTTTTGTCGGAAGTTGGTTCAAAAGACGAAGCGAAAATCATACCACCCTATAAGTGGATTCAGTTGATGAAGGCTGAGTTGCAGGCTGGCTCCTGGAAAGTCATTGGTGAAGCCCGCGAAGGTGGCACCGTTGGCCTATTTCGCTCAAGTGGTGAAGTACGTCAGGGACTGGTTGAAGAAATCCTGACACAGGTTCCATTCGAAAGCATTCTGTGGGAAGCTCCCCAAAAAGAACAACAAGTCTGGTTTGTTAAACTTCTGGGCGCCAACGTTAACCTTGGCAATATTGCCCCCCACGAGGTTATTCCTCTGGAAACCATTCGATTAGGTTTGCGGGGTGATACATTTACGCACTTTTTAACTAAGTAA
- a CDS encoding PaaI family thioesterase, which produces MRDSISPFGRWLNGTIRQADYGRMVAEYTVREEMTNPASVLHGGAASAILDDLVGATVFALGREYAYTSVNLTIDFLHAARLGDVITVTAEVIRAGRNIVHCEGRIVHADGKIIAKCATNLIQTSFRLPV; this is translated from the coding sequence ATGAGAGACAGCATATCGCCTTTTGGACGTTGGCTCAACGGGACGATACGGCAAGCAGATTATGGGCGCATGGTAGCTGAGTATACGGTCCGTGAAGAGATGACCAACCCCGCAAGTGTACTTCATGGTGGCGCTGCATCGGCTATACTGGATGATTTGGTGGGCGCAACCGTATTTGCCCTGGGGCGCGAGTATGCCTATACATCAGTTAATTTAACCATTGATTTTCTTCATGCAGCTCGGCTAGGCGACGTTATTACGGTAACCGCTGAAGTCATACGGGCTGGCAGGAATATTGTTCACTGTGAGGGTCGAATTGTACATGCTGATGGTAAAATCATTGCAAAATGCGCTACAAACCTGATTCAGACATCATTCAGATTGCCTGTATAG